The following proteins come from a genomic window of Acinetobacter baumannii:
- a CDS encoding YbgF trimerization domain-containing protein — MQMKKHSLLFIALMSTTSLYANIPIESRGLSQNDGSASNTSSSNISVPTNLNWELMQKNQQLENDIRTLRGQLEEQANDIEQLKKDLANRYTDLDQRLELLHQKVDPDSATQDDSSNTTSDNTTPASAPAPQTTESNKVAAVPATQTSEQQPSALTTTTQPAPAAAQNQSNSLELEKAAYTVALDAYKQGGAKKAIAPMQNFIKNHPNSIYTGNAYFWLAEFHLATDPVNYNEAKKNYNVVANQYPNSSKAPRALYQLYSIAKDVDKNTVSANQYKNKLLSQYSKSEEAKFFNK; from the coding sequence ATGCAAATGAAGAAGCATTCTTTATTATTTATTGCCTTAATGAGCACCACTTCTCTATACGCAAATATCCCTATCGAGTCTCGTGGTTTAAGTCAAAATGATGGTAGTGCATCTAATACTTCTTCAAGCAATATTTCAGTTCCTACAAATTTAAACTGGGAACTCATGCAAAAAAACCAACAATTAGAAAATGATATTCGTACATTAAGAGGTCAGCTTGAAGAACAAGCTAATGATATTGAGCAATTAAAGAAAGATCTAGCAAACCGATATACCGATTTAGATCAACGTTTAGAATTATTACACCAAAAAGTTGACCCTGACAGTGCTACACAAGACGATAGTTCAAATACAACGTCCGATAACACTACTCCTGCTAGTGCACCAGCCCCTCAAACCACAGAGAGTAATAAAGTAGCTGCAGTACCAGCCACACAAACTTCTGAGCAGCAGCCTAGCGCACTAACAACCACTACTCAACCAGCACCAGCTGCTGCGCAAAACCAGTCAAATTCCCTCGAATTAGAAAAAGCTGCTTATACTGTAGCTTTAGATGCATATAAACAAGGTGGTGCTAAAAAAGCAATTGCTCCAATGCAAAACTTTATAAAAAACCATCCTAATAGTATCTATACAGGTAATGCTTATTTTTGGTTAGCCGAGTTTCATTTAGCCACAGATCCAGTAAATTATAATGAAGCAAAGAAAAACTATAATGTCGTAGCGAACCAATACCCAAATTCAAGTAAAGCACCTCGAGCATTGTACCAACTTTATAGTATCGCTAAAGATGTTGATAAGAATACTGTGTCAGCAAATCAATACAAGAATAAGTTACTTAGCCAATATTCAAAGTCTGAAGAAGCAAAATTCTTTAACAAATAA
- a CDS encoding RNA-binding S4 domain-containing protein, which produces MSKLREDDAVETMRVDKWLWAARFFKTRSIAKAAIEGGKVHHNNERVKVSKEIRVGMELVVQQGFDKKTVVVKALSNTRGPAPVAQQLYEETEVSIARRELIASQRKLHNLARPDHRPSKKDRRQINRFKQDNDQHYEDHWSYNDE; this is translated from the coding sequence ATGTCAAAATTGCGTGAAGACGATGCTGTAGAAACCATGCGTGTCGACAAATGGTTGTGGGCAGCACGTTTTTTTAAAACCCGTTCTATTGCTAAAGCTGCAATTGAAGGGGGTAAAGTACATCACAATAATGAACGTGTAAAAGTTTCTAAAGAAATTCGTGTCGGTATGGAGCTCGTTGTTCAACAAGGTTTCGATAAAAAAACAGTTGTTGTTAAAGCGCTCTCCAATACCCGAGGACCGGCCCCTGTTGCACAACAACTTTATGAAGAAACAGAAGTAAGTATTGCAAGACGGGAGTTGATTGCTTCCCAACGAAAATTGCATAATCTAGCACGACCTGACCATAGACCAAGCAAGAAAGATCGGCGACAAATCAATCGGTTTAAACAGGATAATGATCAACATTATGAAGATCACTGGTCTTATAATGATGAATAA
- a CDS encoding OmpH/Skp family outer membrane protein → MNKLNKLMLGLGLTVASVAANAAGYGVIDLAKVVESSTYLKQQNASLNQSVKPTTTKLEQLGKELEGLQRQAQTQGQKMKEDEIKKLQSQYQSKLNEFNSTQQGLQSRVQTSLQSMNTTFETRVKQAAEQLRKENNLDFILNKNSTVAYDAKYDLTDKMIQKVNSMK, encoded by the coding sequence ATGAATAAATTAAATAAATTAATGTTAGGGTTAGGCCTGACAGTAGCTTCAGTAGCAGCTAATGCAGCTGGTTATGGGGTAATTGATCTTGCTAAAGTTGTTGAAAGTAGTACTTATTTGAAACAGCAAAATGCAAGCTTAAACCAGTCTGTGAAACCAACTACAACTAAGCTTGAGCAATTAGGTAAAGAGTTAGAAGGACTTCAACGTCAAGCGCAGACTCAAGGCCAAAAAATGAAAGAAGATGAGATTAAAAAATTACAATCTCAGTATCAATCGAAATTAAATGAGTTTAATTCAACACAGCAAGGCTTACAGTCAAGAGTTCAAACGAGTTTACAAAGTATGAATACAACTTTTGAGACTAGAGTTAAGCAAGCTGCTGAGCAATTACGAAAAGAAAATAATCTTGACTTTATTTTGAATAAAAATTCGACTGTTGCCTATGACGCTAAGTATGATTTAACTGATAAAATGATACAAAAGGTTAATTCAATGAAATAA
- the lpxA gene encoding acyl-ACP--UDP-N-acetylglucosamine O-acyltransferase, whose translation MSNHDLIHSTAIIDPSAVIASDVQIGPYCIIGPQVTIGAGTKLHSHVVVGGFTRIGQNNEIFQFASVGEVCQDLKYKGEETWLEIGNNNLIREHCSLHRGTVQDNALTKIGSHNLLMVNTHIAHDCIVGDHNIFANNVGVAGHVHIGDHVIVGGNSGIHQFCKIDSYSMIGGASLILKDVPAYVMASGNPAHAFGINIEGMRRKGWSKNTIQGLREAYKLIFKSGLTSVQAIDQIKSEILPSVPEAQLLIDSLEQSERGIVR comes from the coding sequence ATGAGCAATCACGATTTAATCCATTCTACCGCCATTATTGATCCATCTGCAGTGATTGCTTCAGATGTTCAAATAGGACCTTATTGTATTATTGGTCCCCAAGTGACTATTGGTGCTGGTACTAAATTACATTCTCATGTGGTTGTAGGTGGTTTTACCAGAATTGGCCAAAATAACGAAATCTTTCAATTTGCAAGTGTTGGCGAAGTTTGCCAAGACCTCAAATATAAAGGTGAAGAAACGTGGCTTGAAATTGGTAACAATAATCTAATTCGCGAACATTGCAGCTTACATAGAGGTACGGTGCAAGATAATGCATTAACCAAGATAGGTAGTCATAACCTATTAATGGTAAATACACATATTGCACATGATTGTATCGTAGGTGACCATAATATCTTTGCTAATAATGTAGGTGTCGCTGGACATGTACATATTGGTGATCACGTTATTGTAGGTGGTAATTCTGGAATTCATCAATTCTGTAAGATCGATTCTTATAGCATGATTGGTGGGGCTTCTTTGATCCTTAAAGATGTTCCAGCCTATGTGATGGCGTCTGGTAACCCTGCACATGCGTTTGGTATAAATATTGAAGGTATGCGAAGAAAAGGTTGGTCTAAAAATACAATTCAAGGCTTAAGAGAAGCTTATAAATTGATATTTAAATCTGGATTAACTTCTGTTCAAGCTATTGACCAAATTAAAAGTGAAATTTTACCTTCAGTTCCAGAAGCTCAACTCTTGATTGATTCTCTTGAACAATCAGAGCGTGGAATTGTGCGCTAA
- the recA gene encoding recombinase RecA: MDENKSKALQAALSQIEKQFGKNTVMRLGDNTVQAVEAVSTGSLTLDIALGIGGLPKGRIIEIYGPESSGKTTMTLQAIAQCQKSGGTCAFIDAEHALDPQYARKLGVDIDNLLVSQPDNGEQALEIADMLVRSGAIDLIVVDSVAALTPKAEIEGEMGDSHMGLQARLMSQALRKITGNAKRSNCMVIFINQIRMKIGVMFGSPETTTGGNALKFYASVRLDIRRIGQVKEGDEIVGSETKVKVVKNKMAPPFKEAIFQILYGKGTNQLGELVDLAVQQDIVQKAGAWYSYQGNKIGQGKNNVIRYFEENTQIAEEIERNIREQLLTTGTNGAVQIEDEEEPDLLLES; this comes from the coding sequence ATGGATGAGAATAAAAGCAAAGCATTACAAGCCGCTTTGAGCCAAATTGAGAAGCAATTTGGTAAAAATACGGTTATGCGTCTTGGTGATAACACTGTTCAAGCAGTTGAAGCCGTATCTACAGGTTCTTTAACTTTAGACATCGCATTGGGGATTGGTGGTTTACCAAAAGGCCGTATTATCGAGATTTATGGTCCTGAATCTTCTGGTAAAACCACAATGACATTGCAAGCAATTGCTCAATGTCAAAAATCTGGTGGTACATGTGCCTTCATTGATGCTGAGCACGCCCTAGACCCTCAATATGCACGCAAACTTGGTGTAGATATTGATAACCTACTTGTTTCACAACCCGACAATGGTGAGCAAGCACTTGAAATTGCTGACATGCTTGTCCGTTCAGGCGCAATTGATTTAATCGTTGTGGACTCGGTGGCTGCACTTACACCTAAAGCAGAAATCGAAGGTGAGATGGGTGACTCTCATATGGGTCTACAAGCGCGTCTTATGAGCCAGGCACTTCGTAAAATTACGGGTAATGCTAAACGTTCAAACTGTATGGTTATCTTCATTAACCAGATTCGTATGAAAATTGGTGTTATGTTTGGTAGCCCAGAAACTACCACTGGTGGTAACGCTCTTAAATTCTACGCTTCAGTTCGTTTAGATATTCGTCGTATCGGTCAAGTAAAAGAAGGCGATGAAATTGTTGGTTCAGAAACTAAAGTTAAAGTCGTTAAGAACAAAATGGCTCCTCCGTTTAAAGAAGCTATTTTCCAAATTCTATACGGTAAAGGTACTAACCAACTAGGTGAACTTGTAGATTTAGCTGTACAACAGGATATCGTACAAAAAGCTGGTGCATGGTATTCATATCAAGGCAATAAAATTGGCCAAGGTAAAAACAATGTAATTCGCTATTTTGAAGAAAATACTCAAATAGCTGAAGAAATTGAACGTAATATCCGTGAACAATTGCTGACTACAGGCACAAATGGTGCAGTTCAAATTGAAGATGAAGAAGAGCCAGATCTTTTATTAGAATCGTAA
- the lpxD gene encoding UDP-3-O-(3-hydroxymyristoyl)glucosamine N-acyltransferase translates to MKVQQYRLDELAHLVKGELIGEGSLQFSNLASLENAEVNHLTFVNGEKHLDQAKVSRAGAYIVTAALKEHLPEKDNFIIVDNPYLAFAILTHVFDKKISSTGIESTAQIHPSAVISETAYIGHYVVIGENCVVGDNTVIQSHTKLDDNVEVGKDCFIDSHVTITGGSKLRDRVRIHSSTVIGGEGFGFAPYQGKWHRIAQLGSVLIGNDVRIGSNCSIDRGALDNTILEDGVIIDNLVQIAHNVHIGSNTAIAAKCGIAGSTKIGKNCILAGACGVAGHLSIADNVTLTGMSMVTKNISEAGTYSSGTGLFENNHWKKTIVRLRQLADVPLTQITKRLDHIQAQIESLESTFNLRK, encoded by the coding sequence ATGAAAGTGCAACAATATCGTTTAGATGAATTAGCTCACCTTGTTAAAGGTGAGCTAATTGGTGAAGGTAGTCTTCAATTTTCAAACTTGGCGAGTTTGGAAAATGCAGAGGTTAACCATCTTACTTTTGTGAATGGTGAGAAACATCTTGATCAAGCTAAAGTAAGTCGTGCGGGCGCTTACATTGTTACCGCAGCTTTAAAAGAACATCTTCCTGAAAAAGATAATTTTATTATTGTTGATAATCCCTATCTTGCGTTTGCAATCCTTACCCATGTATTTGATAAAAAGATTAGCTCAACAGGCATAGAAAGCACTGCCCAAATTCATCCATCTGCTGTTATTTCCGAAACTGCTTATATTGGTCACTATGTGGTTATTGGTGAGAATTGTGTAGTTGGCGATAATACCGTCATTCAGTCACATACCAAACTTGATGATAATGTAGAAGTTGGAAAAGACTGTTTTATTGATTCTCATGTCACTATTACAGGTGGTTCTAAATTACGAGATCGCGTCCGTATTCATTCAAGTACTGTCATTGGTGGAGAAGGTTTTGGTTTTGCTCCATATCAAGGAAAGTGGCATCGTATTGCTCAATTAGGTTCAGTTTTAATTGGAAATGATGTCCGAATTGGATCAAATTGTAGTATTGATAGAGGCGCACTTGATAATACAATTTTGGAAGATGGGGTTATTATTGATAACCTTGTGCAAATTGCACATAACGTCCATATTGGTTCAAATACTGCTATTGCAGCGAAGTGCGGTATTGCCGGAAGTACAAAAATTGGCAAAAACTGTATTCTAGCTGGGGCGTGTGGAGTGGCAGGACACCTTTCAATTGCTGATAATGTGACTTTGACTGGAATGTCAATGGTCACAAAAAATATTTCTGAAGCTGGAACTTACTCTTCGGGAACCGGATTATTTGAAAATAATCATTGGAAAAAGACGATTGTACGCTTGCGACAATTAGCAGATGTGCCATTGACCCAAATCACTAAACGACTTGATCATATACAAGCTCAAATAGAGTCTCTTGAATCAACTTTTAATTTGCGTAAATAG
- a CDS encoding regulatory protein RecX, with the protein MFKRNDEQSQQRPPLTGQRLRSYAFALLTRRDYSKAELIEKLARYAQNIEEVKQLVEELSEQNYQSDQRVAEQMLASQIRKGKGPKRIQQALKTKQIENDLIADEIQEIDWVEQAYQLKVKKFGEAVEKDPKLKAKQIRFLQYRGFDLDVILKAIQRKLD; encoded by the coding sequence ATGTTCAAAAGAAACGATGAGCAATCTCAGCAGCGCCCTCCTCTTACTGGCCAACGTTTACGCTCATATGCTTTTGCTTTACTCACTCGCCGAGATTACTCTAAAGCAGAGCTTATCGAGAAATTAGCTCGTTATGCACAAAATATAGAAGAAGTAAAACAACTGGTTGAGGAGTTATCTGAACAAAATTACCAGAGTGATCAACGTGTTGCTGAGCAAATGCTAGCAAGCCAAATTCGTAAAGGTAAAGGGCCGAAACGAATTCAACAAGCTTTAAAAACTAAACAAATTGAAAATGATTTAATTGCAGATGAAATTCAAGAAATTGATTGGGTAGAACAGGCTTATCAACTTAAAGTTAAAAAATTTGGAGAAGCTGTAGAGAAAGATCCAAAACTTAAAGCAAAACAGATCAGATTCTTACAATATAGAGGATTTGATTTAGATGTAATTTTAAAAGCAATCCAAAGAAAATTGGATTAA
- a CDS encoding HAD-IA family hydrolase, which produces MNKVVLFDMDGTLLDLAFDDFIWNECLPKRHSETHHLSLTESQEILNQFYRSHKHTLAWYSSNFWTQTTGVDVLKLQQEFEHKIKARPGCMELLSALKAQDYQCWLVTNADCASLKLKLDNVPIQDFFEVIVSSEQIGYAKEDIQFWKELQRLHHFAPESTIFLDDTLPVLKTAEKFGIRHLFTILQPSSLKSIRQPQDLEYKALGQLTELLSILNQIDRKDNDVKIA; this is translated from the coding sequence ATGAATAAGGTAGTGCTGTTTGACATGGATGGAACTTTACTAGATTTAGCTTTTGATGACTTTATCTGGAACGAATGCTTACCTAAAAGACATTCTGAAACACATCATCTATCTTTAACTGAGAGTCAAGAAATATTAAACCAGTTTTATCGCAGCCATAAACATACGCTTGCTTGGTACTCATCAAACTTCTGGACACAAACAACTGGCGTGGATGTTTTAAAGCTCCAGCAAGAATTTGAGCATAAAATTAAAGCGAGACCAGGATGCATGGAGCTGCTCAGCGCTTTAAAAGCACAAGATTATCAATGTTGGCTAGTCACCAATGCTGACTGTGCAAGCCTAAAATTAAAGCTTGATAACGTTCCTATCCAAGATTTTTTTGAAGTCATCGTATCTAGCGAACAAATTGGTTACGCAAAAGAAGACATCCAATTCTGGAAAGAGTTGCAACGCTTGCATCATTTTGCGCCAGAAAGCACTATTTTTTTAGATGACACTCTTCCTGTTTTAAAAACTGCAGAAAAATTTGGTATAAGACACTTGTTTACTATCTTACAGCCCTCAAGTCTTAAGAGTATAAGACAGCCACAAGATTTAGAGTATAAAGCTCTAGGTCAGCTTACAGAGCTACTGTCTATTTTGAATCAAATTGATAGAAAGGATAATGATGTCAAAATTGCGTGA
- the fabZ gene encoding 3-hydroxyacyl-ACP dehydratase FabZ, with product MTESTTPKFAIPELPMQIQTIRQYLPHRYPFLLVDRVTEVTDNSIVGYKNVSINEEFLQGHFPEYPIMPGVLIVEALAQVSGVLGFIMNNETPKPGSLFLFAGAERVRFKKQVVAGDQLVLKSELVMQKRGIYKYNCTASVDGIVAATAEIMISHQKTEQA from the coding sequence ATGACCGAGTCTACTACACCTAAATTTGCCATCCCTGAATTACCAATGCAGATTCAAACGATTCGTCAATATTTGCCGCATCGTTACCCATTCTTATTGGTTGATCGTGTGACTGAAGTTACTGACAATAGTATTGTTGGTTATAAAAATGTTTCTATCAATGAAGAGTTCCTACAAGGGCATTTCCCAGAATATCCAATTATGCCTGGTGTTCTCATTGTTGAAGCATTAGCTCAAGTTTCAGGCGTTCTTGGTTTTATTATGAACAATGAAACGCCAAAACCAGGTTCATTATTCCTGTTTGCTGGTGCAGAAAGAGTTAGATTTAAAAAACAAGTAGTTGCAGGTGATCAACTTGTATTAAAATCTGAGTTGGTAATGCAGAAGCGCGGTATCTACAAATACAATTGTACAGCTAGCGTTGACGGCATTGTAGCAGCAACCGCTGAGATTATGATTTCACACCAAAAAACAGAGCAGGCATGA
- the bamA gene encoding outer membrane protein assembly factor BamA, whose product MRHTHFLMPLALVSAMAAVQQAYAADDFVVRDIRVNGLVRLTPANVYTMLPINSGDRVNEPMIAEAIRTLYATGLFDDIKASKENDTLVFNVIERPIISKLEFKGNKLIPKEALEQGLKKMGIAEGEVFKKSALQTIETELEQQYTQQGRYDADVTVDTVARPNNRVELKINFNEGTPAKVFDINVIGNTVFKDSEIKQAFAVKESGWASVVTRNDRYAREKMAASLEALRAMYLNKGYINFNINNSQLNISEDKKHIFIEVAVDEGSQFKFGQTKFLGDALYKPEELQALKIYKDGDTYSQEKVNAVKQLLLRKYGNAGYYFADVNIVPQINNETGVVDLNYYVNPGQQVTVRRINFTGNSKTSDEVLRREMRQMEGALASNEKIDLSKVRLERTGFFKTVDIKPARIPNSPDQVDLNVNVEEQHSGTTTLAVGYSQSGGITFQAGLSQTNFMGTGNRVAIDLSRSETQDYYNLSVTDPYFTIDGVSRGYNVYYRKTKLNDDYNVNNYVTDSFGGSLSFGYPIDENQSLSASVGVDNTKVTTGPYVSTYVRDYLLANGGKATSKGTYCPTDANGDSQYDTEKGECKVPEETYDNAFEGEFFTYNLNLGWSYNTLNRPIFPTSGMSHRVGLEIGLPGSDVDYQKVTYDTQAFFPIGSTGFVLRGYGKLGYGNDLPFYKNFYAGGYGSVRGYDNSTLGPKYPSVNLQETKQNDSSPEEVGGNALVQFGTELVLPMPFKGDWTRQVRPVLFAEGGQVFDTKCNIDNSVYGNKGMKINGQTITDVRKYCEDNYGFDLGNLRYSVGVGVTWITMIGPLSLSYAFPLNDKPGDETKEIQFEIGRTF is encoded by the coding sequence ATGCGGCACACACATTTTTTAATGCCTTTGGCACTTGTTAGCGCTATGGCAGCGGTACAACAAGCATATGCAGCTGATGATTTCGTTGTTAGAGATATTCGTGTAAACGGGTTGGTCCGTCTTACCCCTGCAAATGTTTATACCATGTTGCCAATCAACAGTGGCGATCGCGTTAATGAACCGATGATCGCCGAAGCAATTCGAACATTGTATGCCACTGGACTTTTTGATGATATTAAAGCATCAAAAGAAAATGATACTTTGGTTTTTAATGTTATTGAGCGCCCAATTATTTCAAAGCTTGAATTTAAGGGTAATAAACTTATTCCCAAAGAGGCTTTAGAACAAGGCCTTAAAAAAATGGGTATTGCTGAGGGTGAGGTTTTTAAGAAATCTGCTTTGCAAACCATTGAGACAGAATTAGAGCAACAATATACTCAACAAGGCCGTTACGATGCTGATGTTACAGTTGATACAGTTGCTCGTCCAAATAACCGCGTTGAATTAAAAATTAATTTTAATGAAGGAACGCCGGCAAAAGTCTTTGATATTAATGTAATTGGTAATACTGTTTTTAAAGACAGTGAAATTAAACAAGCATTTGCAGTTAAAGAAAGTGGTTGGGCTTCTGTAGTCACACGTAATGACCGTTATGCACGTGAAAAAATGGCTGCAAGCCTTGAAGCTTTACGTGCCATGTACCTTAACAAAGGCTATATTAATTTTAATATTAATAATTCCCAACTCAATATTAGTGAAGATAAAAAGCATATCTTTATTGAGGTTGCTGTTGATGAAGGTAGCCAATTTAAATTTGGTCAAACTAAATTCTTAGGTGATGCACTTTATAAGCCTGAAGAATTACAAGCATTAAAAATTTATAAAGATGGTGATACCTATTCACAAGAAAAAGTAAATGCAGTTAAGCAATTACTTTTACGTAAGTATGGTAATGCAGGTTATTACTTTGCAGATGTAAATATTGTGCCGCAGATTAATAATGAAACTGGCGTTGTTGACTTAAATTATTATGTGAATCCAGGTCAACAAGTTACCGTACGTCGTATTAATTTTACTGGTAATAGCAAAACTTCTGATGAAGTATTACGTCGTGAAATGCGTCAGATGGAAGGTGCATTAGCGAGCAATGAAAAAATTGACTTATCTAAAGTTCGTTTAGAGCGTACAGGTTTCTTTAAAACCGTTGATATTAAACCTGCTCGTATTCCAAACTCTCCAGACCAAGTTGACTTAAACGTAAATGTTGAAGAACAACATTCAGGTACTACTACATTAGCGGTCGGTTATTCGCAAAGTGGTGGTATTACGTTCCAAGCAGGACTTAGTCAAACTAACTTTATGGGTACAGGTAACCGAGTTGCAATTGACTTATCTCGTTCTGAAACTCAAGACTATTATAACTTAAGTGTTACTGACCCTTACTTTACCATTGATGGAGTAAGCCGCGGTTATAACGTCTATTATCGTAAAACGAAGCTAAATGATGACTATAACGTTAACAACTATGTAACGGATAGTTTCGGTGGTAGTTTAAGTTTTGGTTACCCAATTGACGAAAATCAAAGTTTAAGTGCTTCGGTGGGCGTTGATAACACTAAAGTAACCACAGGTCCTTATGTTTCTACATATGTACGTGATTACTTATTGGCAAATGGTGGTAAGGCAACTAGTAAAGGTACATATTGCCCAACAGATGCAAATGGTGATTCTCAATATGATACCGAGAAGGGGGAATGTAAGGTCCCCGAAGAAACATATGATAATGCTTTTGAAGGGGAATTCTTTACTTATAACTTGAACTTGGGTTGGTCTTATAACACTTTAAACAGACCAATTTTCCCAACGTCAGGTATGTCTCATCGTGTAGGTCTTGAAATTGGTTTACCAGGTAGCGATGTTGATTATCAAAAAGTAACTTATGATACTCAAGCATTTTTCCCTATCGGCAGTACCGGCTTTGTACTTCGTGGTTATGGTAAGTTAGGTTATGGTAATGATTTGCCATTCTATAAAAACTTCTATGCAGGCGGTTACGGTTCTGTTCGAGGCTATGACAACAGTACCCTAGGACCTAAATATCCAAGTGTAAATCTACAAGAAACTAAGCAAAATGATAGTTCTCCTGAAGAAGTAGGTGGCAATGCTCTGGTCCAATTTGGTACAGAGTTGGTTTTACCAATGCCATTTAAAGGTGACTGGACTCGACAAGTACGTCCTGTTCTTTTTGCCGAAGGCGGTCAGGTTTTTGATACTAAATGTAATATTGATAACTCTGTTTATGGCAACAAAGGTATGAAGATTAATGGCCAGACCATTACGGATGTTAGAAAATATTGTGAAGATAATTATGGATTTGATTTAGGTAACTTACGTTATAGTGTGGGTGTTGGTGTAACCTGGATTACCATGATTGGTCCATTGTCACTTAGCTATGCATTCCCGTTAAATGATAAACCGGGTGATGAAACTAAAGAAATTCAGTTTGAAATTGGTCGTACTTTCTAA
- a CDS encoding YcgJ family protein translates to MKNSNFFVVFIGSICFAFSANTLAQNTAAVFSPKRGVVCDKYICADKKGVSKSLTNQYLGAKKAKQAFSQGDFDTSAFTFSNGVFCDTTTKLCHVNKFFENGHRSRVDKKMTDKIFKNR, encoded by the coding sequence ATGAAAAATTCTAATTTCTTTGTTGTTTTTATCGGTTCTATTTGTTTTGCGTTTAGTGCAAATACATTGGCACAAAATACAGCTGCAGTTTTTTCACCTAAAAGAGGTGTAGTCTGTGATAAATATATTTGTGCAGATAAAAAGGGCGTTTCCAAATCCTTAACTAATCAATATTTAGGTGCAAAAAAAGCAAAACAAGCTTTTTCACAAGGTGACTTTGATACATCTGCTTTTACTTTTTCTAATGGTGTATTTTGTGATACCACTACTAAATTGTGCCATGTGAATAAATTTTTTGAAAATGGGCATAGAAGTAGAGTAGATAAAAAAATGACTGATAAAATTTTTAAAAATAGGTAG